The Bombus fervidus isolate BK054 chromosome 1, iyBomFerv1, whole genome shotgun sequence genome includes a window with the following:
- the Kek5 gene encoding leucine-rich repeat, immunoglobulin-like domain-containing kekkon 5 protein isoform X1 translates to MRRRSIHGPSDEAPTRRQENLHRQILGMELRTAKLLLYSTLVVVVCWSQEYWTAQCSSSCKCRWISGRKTAECIKQNLTQIPSSLSPEIQNFDLTGNRIMHLMHDSFSRVHLVNLQKLVLRKCEIESIHTDAFNGLKIVIEIDLSGNNIKTLYPGTFRETQRLRVLLLNENKLKVLENGLFHDLAYLQKVMLSNNELERVEEETFRNLPELRLLTLDGNNLSVLRVQSFETLPKLGSLELHNNPWNCNCRLKKFRDWTIERKLYTKPTTCQQPATLAGKMWDEVSSDEFACRPEIFTIGPSVKIEVGKGNVTFWCKASGIPRPQLAWVHRSRILNNHTRRHNGEKNYILKSSHEWLNLTIPDVIPSDKGDYVCLAKSPGGNTEKNVTLTIAGDAMGGKDNIISLPLALGLGVTALLLLVVTVSFCVCYCRRRRTRHDEKSLEAASMEHHGLGEQEKSLITTINPVVKPPRRYEAPSVTSHGTEMTELNRTLLDNDSVFADGIGGGVGSGVIGGVGDDEREERATPELESGTGTMCRGGGGSYRQYPPDLLAFSGGRGASPTSQASTAPDNTRLPSQHVTPTTAAFGSPSNQYPAAFKTLPHNRSVTPYGITSSSIAPVMPRHGYVTIPRRPRAPSWSSGPPTSPTDGLEPVYDNLGLRTTADGSSVLSLNKSPEPLSSMRNRPLPGTPGSHYGTIQRSTPNILTSSPLDRAAPEGAAEWPTKLADESTDSSHLVGQAQPQQQQQSGSSNTLGRKVPPRPPPKPKKKSTNGPLYEDEGEDGTEV, encoded by the exons AAATCCTCGGGATGGAGCTAAGAACGGCGAAACTGTTACTTTACTCGACACTGGTGGTCGTGGTGTGTTGGAGCCAGGAATATTGGACGGCGCAGTGTTCGTCGTCGTGCAAGTGCAGATGGATCTCCGGCAGGAAGACCGCCGAATGCATCAAGCAGAATCTCACGCAGATACCCAGCAGTTTGTCGCCAGAGATCCAGAACTTCGATTTGACCGGGAATCGTATCATGCACCTGATGCACGACTCGTTCAGTCGGGTGCATCTAGTCAATCTTCAGAAGCTGGTGCTGCGAAAATGCGAGATCGAGTCGATCCACACGGACGCGTTCAACGGCCTGAAGATCGTGATTGAGATCGATTTATCAGGAAATAACATTAAAACCTTGTATCCCGGTACGTTCAGGGAGACGCAACGATTGAGGGTGCTGTTGTTGAACGAGAACAAGCTGAAGGTGTTGGAAAACGGGTTGTTCCACGATCTCGCGTATCTACAGAAGGTGATGCTGTCTAACAATGAGTTAGAACGAGTGGAGGAGGAAACCTTTCGTAATCTTCCGGAATTGCGATTGTTGACCTTGGATGGGAATAATCTCAGCGTATTGAGGGTGCAGAGCTTCGAAACGTTGCCGAAGCTTGGCAGCCTAGAGCTGCATAACAATCCATGGAATTGCAATTGCCGTCTGAAGAAATTTCGCGATTGGACGATAGAACGAAAGCTGTATACGAAACCCACTACATGCCAGCAGCCAGCTACCCTTGCAGGGAAGATGTGGGACGAAGTCAGCAGCGACGAATTCGCTTGCCGACCTGAAATCTTCACGATAGGACCATCAGTGAAGATCGAGGTTGGCAAAGGCAACGTCACCTTTTGGTGCAAGGCTTCTGGGATTCCACGACCGCAG TTGGCCTGGGTACATCGGTCGAGAATTTTGAACAATCATACGAGACGACACAACGGAGAGAAAAACTACATCCTGAAATCGAGCCACGAATGGCTGAACCTCACGATACCGGACGTTATTCCCTCGGACAAGGGTGATTACGTCTGTCTAGCGAAAAGTCCGGGCGGAAATACAGAGAAGAACGTGACCCTGACTATCGCTGGTGACGCCATGGGCGGCAAGGACAATATAATTAGTCTGCCTCTCGCGCTCGGTTTGGGCGTGACCGCGTTGCTACTTCTGGTGGTGACCGTGTCCTTTTGCGTGTGTTATTGCCGTCGTCGACGAACGAGGCACGACGAGAAGAGCTTAGAGGCCGCCTCGATGGAGCACCACGGCCTCGGTGAACAAGAGAAGTCCCTCATCACGACTATAAATCCCGTGGTGAAGCCACCCAGACGATACGAAGCGCCTTCGGTGACGTCGCACGGCACCGAGATGACAGAGCTGAACCGTACATTGCTCGACAACGACTCAGTCTTCG CTGATGGTATCGGTGGCGGTGTCGGCAGCGGAGTGATCGGCGGCGTAGGCGACGACGAGAGGGAAGAACGAGCAACGCCAGAGCTCGAGAGCGGAACCGGCACCATGTGCCGCGGAGGAGGCGGAAGCTACCGCCAGTATCCGCCGGATCTGTTGGCCTTCTCCGGCGGTCGAGGCGCATCGCCGACGAGCCAGGCGTCCACCGCGCCCGACAACACGCGTCTTCCGAGTCAACATGTGACACCCACCACAGCCGCGTTTGGCTCACCCTCGAACCAATATCCAGCAGCTTTCAAGACTTTGCCGCACAACCGTAGCGTTACACCCTATGGAATTACCAGCTCGTCGATCGCACCCGTAATGCCACGTCATGGCTACGTGACAATACCACGCAGACCAAGAGCACCCAGCTGGAGCAGCGGACCACCAACATCGCCTACGGACGGATTGGAGCCGGTTTACGATAATTTGGGGCTAAGGACGACCGCTGATGGTAGTTCGGTCCTATCGTTGAACAAAAGTCCCGAACCGTTGTCCTCGATGAGGAATCGACCTCTGCCTGGAACGCCAGGCTCGCACTACGGTACGATACAACGAAGCACACCGAATATATTGACCAGCAGTCCACTCGATAGAGCCGCTCCGGAAGGTGCAGCCGAATGGCCAACCAAACTCGCTGACGAATCGACTGACAGTAGTCATCTTGTAGGACAAGCCCAACcgcaacagcagcaacaatCCGGTAGTAGCAACACGTTAGGAAGAAAAGTACCACCGAGACCACCCCCGAAACCCAAGAAGAAGTCAACCAACGGTCCTCTGTACGAGGACGAGGGCGAAGACGGCACAGAGGTATGA
- the Kek5 gene encoding leucine-rich repeat, immunoglobulin-like domain-containing kekkon 5 protein isoform X2 has translation MELRTAKLLLYSTLVVVVCWSQEYWTAQCSSSCKCRWISGRKTAECIKQNLTQIPSSLSPEIQNFDLTGNRIMHLMHDSFSRVHLVNLQKLVLRKCEIESIHTDAFNGLKIVIEIDLSGNNIKTLYPGTFRETQRLRVLLLNENKLKVLENGLFHDLAYLQKVMLSNNELERVEEETFRNLPELRLLTLDGNNLSVLRVQSFETLPKLGSLELHNNPWNCNCRLKKFRDWTIERKLYTKPTTCQQPATLAGKMWDEVSSDEFACRPEIFTIGPSVKIEVGKGNVTFWCKASGIPRPQLAWVHRSRILNNHTRRHNGEKNYILKSSHEWLNLTIPDVIPSDKGDYVCLAKSPGGNTEKNVTLTIAGDAMGGKDNIISLPLALGLGVTALLLLVVTVSFCVCYCRRRRTRHDEKSLEAASMEHHGLGEQEKSLITTINPVVKPPRRYEAPSVTSHGTEMTELNRTLLDNDSVFADGIGGGVGSGVIGGVGDDEREERATPELESGTGTMCRGGGGSYRQYPPDLLAFSGGRGASPTSQASTAPDNTRLPSQHVTPTTAAFGSPSNQYPAAFKTLPHNRSVTPYGITSSSIAPVMPRHGYVTIPRRPRAPSWSSGPPTSPTDGLEPVYDNLGLRTTADGSSVLSLNKSPEPLSSMRNRPLPGTPGSHYGTIQRSTPNILTSSPLDRAAPEGAAEWPTKLADESTDSSHLVGQAQPQQQQQSGSSNTLGRKVPPRPPPKPKKKSTNGPLYEDEGEDGTEV, from the exons ATGGAGCTAAGAACGGCGAAACTGTTACTTTACTCGACACTGGTGGTCGTGGTGTGTTGGAGCCAGGAATATTGGACGGCGCAGTGTTCGTCGTCGTGCAAGTGCAGATGGATCTCCGGCAGGAAGACCGCCGAATGCATCAAGCAGAATCTCACGCAGATACCCAGCAGTTTGTCGCCAGAGATCCAGAACTTCGATTTGACCGGGAATCGTATCATGCACCTGATGCACGACTCGTTCAGTCGGGTGCATCTAGTCAATCTTCAGAAGCTGGTGCTGCGAAAATGCGAGATCGAGTCGATCCACACGGACGCGTTCAACGGCCTGAAGATCGTGATTGAGATCGATTTATCAGGAAATAACATTAAAACCTTGTATCCCGGTACGTTCAGGGAGACGCAACGATTGAGGGTGCTGTTGTTGAACGAGAACAAGCTGAAGGTGTTGGAAAACGGGTTGTTCCACGATCTCGCGTATCTACAGAAGGTGATGCTGTCTAACAATGAGTTAGAACGAGTGGAGGAGGAAACCTTTCGTAATCTTCCGGAATTGCGATTGTTGACCTTGGATGGGAATAATCTCAGCGTATTGAGGGTGCAGAGCTTCGAAACGTTGCCGAAGCTTGGCAGCCTAGAGCTGCATAACAATCCATGGAATTGCAATTGCCGTCTGAAGAAATTTCGCGATTGGACGATAGAACGAAAGCTGTATACGAAACCCACTACATGCCAGCAGCCAGCTACCCTTGCAGGGAAGATGTGGGACGAAGTCAGCAGCGACGAATTCGCTTGCCGACCTGAAATCTTCACGATAGGACCATCAGTGAAGATCGAGGTTGGCAAAGGCAACGTCACCTTTTGGTGCAAGGCTTCTGGGATTCCACGACCGCAG TTGGCCTGGGTACATCGGTCGAGAATTTTGAACAATCATACGAGACGACACAACGGAGAGAAAAACTACATCCTGAAATCGAGCCACGAATGGCTGAACCTCACGATACCGGACGTTATTCCCTCGGACAAGGGTGATTACGTCTGTCTAGCGAAAAGTCCGGGCGGAAATACAGAGAAGAACGTGACCCTGACTATCGCTGGTGACGCCATGGGCGGCAAGGACAATATAATTAGTCTGCCTCTCGCGCTCGGTTTGGGCGTGACCGCGTTGCTACTTCTGGTGGTGACCGTGTCCTTTTGCGTGTGTTATTGCCGTCGTCGACGAACGAGGCACGACGAGAAGAGCTTAGAGGCCGCCTCGATGGAGCACCACGGCCTCGGTGAACAAGAGAAGTCCCTCATCACGACTATAAATCCCGTGGTGAAGCCACCCAGACGATACGAAGCGCCTTCGGTGACGTCGCACGGCACCGAGATGACAGAGCTGAACCGTACATTGCTCGACAACGACTCAGTCTTCG CTGATGGTATCGGTGGCGGTGTCGGCAGCGGAGTGATCGGCGGCGTAGGCGACGACGAGAGGGAAGAACGAGCAACGCCAGAGCTCGAGAGCGGAACCGGCACCATGTGCCGCGGAGGAGGCGGAAGCTACCGCCAGTATCCGCCGGATCTGTTGGCCTTCTCCGGCGGTCGAGGCGCATCGCCGACGAGCCAGGCGTCCACCGCGCCCGACAACACGCGTCTTCCGAGTCAACATGTGACACCCACCACAGCCGCGTTTGGCTCACCCTCGAACCAATATCCAGCAGCTTTCAAGACTTTGCCGCACAACCGTAGCGTTACACCCTATGGAATTACCAGCTCGTCGATCGCACCCGTAATGCCACGTCATGGCTACGTGACAATACCACGCAGACCAAGAGCACCCAGCTGGAGCAGCGGACCACCAACATCGCCTACGGACGGATTGGAGCCGGTTTACGATAATTTGGGGCTAAGGACGACCGCTGATGGTAGTTCGGTCCTATCGTTGAACAAAAGTCCCGAACCGTTGTCCTCGATGAGGAATCGACCTCTGCCTGGAACGCCAGGCTCGCACTACGGTACGATACAACGAAGCACACCGAATATATTGACCAGCAGTCCACTCGATAGAGCCGCTCCGGAAGGTGCAGCCGAATGGCCAACCAAACTCGCTGACGAATCGACTGACAGTAGTCATCTTGTAGGACAAGCCCAACcgcaacagcagcaacaatCCGGTAGTAGCAACACGTTAGGAAGAAAAGTACCACCGAGACCACCCCCGAAACCCAAGAAGAAGTCAACCAACGGTCCTCTGTACGAGGACGAGGGCGAAGACGGCACAGAGGTATGA